Proteins from a single region of Brachyhypopomus gauderio isolate BG-103 unplaced genomic scaffold, BGAUD_0.2 sc468, whole genome shotgun sequence:
- the LOC143506336 gene encoding lysine-specific demethylase 6B-like isoform X2, giving the protein MGPLNAYQYQLALERFEWNEVKKVKSIVPMIHVSWNMARTVKISDPTAYKMIKHCLLQSIKHIQILRDQLVAEGKKISYQSRVKDEPAYYCNECDVEVFNLLFVTSENGSKKMYVVHCEDCARERSPNFSNIVVLEQYRVEELMYIYDSFSLTAVTRPQRAAASAGLEVLWPRREDAHNRLRCEGNLPEEDSRGIFWFYIDRGTCSFV; this is encoded by the exons ATGGGACCGCTTAATG CATACCAGTACCAGTTGGCTCTGGAAAGGTTTGAATGGAATGAGGTGAAGAAAGTGAAGTCCATCGTTCCGATGATCCACGTGTCCTGGAACATGGCTCGCACAGTCAAAATTTCTGACCCCACCGCTTACAAGATGATTAA GCATTGTCTCCTGCAGTCTATTAAACACATTCAGATTCTGCGAGACCAACTTGTGGCAGAAGGGAAGAAGATCTCCTACCAGAGCAGAGTGAAAGATGAGCCAGCATACTATTGTAATGAGTGTGAT GTGGAGGTCTTCAACCTGCTGTTTGTGACGAGTGAGAACGGAAGCAAAAAGATGTACGTGGTGCACTGTGAGGACTGTGCCAGAGAGCGCAGCCCCAACTTCTCTAACATAGTGGTGCTAGAACAATACCGCGTAGAGGAACTGATGTACATCTATGACTCCTTCAGCTTG ACTGCAGTGACTCGCCCTCAACGCGCAGCAGCGTCTGCAGGTCTGGAGGTTCTGTGGCCACGTCGTGAAGACGCTCACAACCGTCTGCGTTGTGAAGGAAATTTACCTGAAGAGGATAGCAGAGGGATATTCTGGTTTTATATCGACAG GGGCACTTGCAGCTTTGTGTGA
- the LOC143506336 gene encoding lysine-specific demethylase 6B-like isoform X1, giving the protein MGPLNAYQYQLALERFEWNEVKKVKSIVPMIHVSWNMARTVKISDPTAYKMIKHCLLQSIKHIQILRDQLVAEGKKISYQSRVKDEPAYYCNECDVEVFNLLFVTSENGSKKMYVVHCEDCARERSPNFSNIVVLEQYRVEELMYIYDSFSLTAVTRPQRAAASAGLEVLWPRREDAHNRLRCEGNLPEEDSRGIFWFYIDRWKPQLQELQKLPAFMRVSSSGNMLSHVGHTILGMNSVQLYMKVPGSRTPDLHPQCMGRTT; this is encoded by the exons ATGGGACCGCTTAATG CATACCAGTACCAGTTGGCTCTGGAAAGGTTTGAATGGAATGAGGTGAAGAAAGTGAAGTCCATCGTTCCGATGATCCACGTGTCCTGGAACATGGCTCGCACAGTCAAAATTTCTGACCCCACCGCTTACAAGATGATTAA GCATTGTCTCCTGCAGTCTATTAAACACATTCAGATTCTGCGAGACCAACTTGTGGCAGAAGGGAAGAAGATCTCCTACCAGAGCAGAGTGAAAGATGAGCCAGCATACTATTGTAATGAGTGTGAT GTGGAGGTCTTCAACCTGCTGTTTGTGACGAGTGAGAACGGAAGCAAAAAGATGTACGTGGTGCACTGTGAGGACTGTGCCAGAGAGCGCAGCCCCAACTTCTCTAACATAGTGGTGCTAGAACAATACCGCGTAGAGGAACTGATGTACATCTATGACTCCTTCAGCTTG ACTGCAGTGACTCGCCCTCAACGCGCAGCAGCGTCTGCAGGTCTGGAGGTTCTGTGGCCACGTCGTGAAGACGCTCACAACCGTCTGCGTTGTGAAGGAAATTTACCTGAAGAGGATAGCAGAGGGATATTCTGGTTTTATATCGACAG gtggaaaCCTCAGCTCCAGGAGCTACAGAAGTTGCCAGCATTCATGCGTGTGTCCTCTAGTGGCAATATGCTGAGTCACGTAGGCCATACCATCCTGGGCATGAACAGTGTGCAGCTCTACATGAAGGTCCCAGGCAGTCGCACACCAGATCTGCACCCTCAGT GCATGGGGAGGACTACCTAA